The Pomacea canaliculata isolate SZHN2017 linkage group LG14, ASM307304v1, whole genome shotgun sequence genomic sequence AGACTTTTTGTGAGCCACGAAGACCATCTCTCAGTAACAAGGAAGCGGTGCCTGCTGGTCTAGTTTGACCACAGCTTCAGTATTTTGTTATTGAAGTGTGACTTTATAATGCCAGTCTTTTGTCACTAAGCTTCCACAAATTATGTCTTTAGTTATCCAGATGGACCACTCTCCAAATAGGATGAAGAAATGTCGGGAAATCAATAAACATCCTCGGGCTGTGGTTTGTAGGCCGACATGTTGATTGCTCCCTTACTAGACAGCTCTTCACAGGTTGCATGCTAGAGATGTGCAGGcctctaataaaaaaaaattcacttatttttgtACTGTAAAAGGAGATGTTAGACGAGTTACTGTCTTTGAAGTTTAATACTCTGACACATTTTTACATGGGTTTTCCTACATCCCTTCCCTGTTCTTGGCCACATGCCGATATCAAAGCCAAACACAAACGAGCTCCCACAttcccacacaaacacaaacacaaacacacaaacacacacacacacacacacaaaaacacacaagcaacacCTCCGCTGCTACTGTCACCACTACCTGTCGGAGAGTTCGGATGCTGAACACTCTCGATGATCAGAGGCCATGTGGACTACTTTCTGGTCACTCAGGGCAACCAGTCTCTAGTTCTGTGAACAAAAAAGCTTAAAATACTGAATCGATAGACCGTCTGCACTTTCTTTATCACCACCTTCAAAAAGATAAACGGGAAATGACAAAGACTCTCATTATTCTTCTCTTTCAAAGCAAGATCACTAATATTCCACAGAAGATACTTCATCACTTGCAAGCGTGTACACACCTACCTACAACTGTTGGTATATCTTGTGGTATGTCGTCAGCACATTTGAAACATTCCTGCGAAGGAGAAAGTTGTTTTTTCCGACGAATGCGTGTCTCAATGGCAAAAAGCTTTTAAAGTCTCTCTGAACAAAGTTCTTTCATCCACCCACGCCCCCTTTTGGCCAGAAACTCTGTAAAGAACAAGACTGGGTAGCGAAGACAGACATGGCATGTGTTACAGGATAATGATACACTTAGATTACAACTAACAGTTGCAGGTAACCCAGCCTGTGGGTGAACACACGATACCCAAGCTTTGGCGAGTAATTGTCGTGTGCCTTTGTGACATATCAAGATTTTGTTATAATTCTGTATAAATCGTATTATTCAGACTTTGCATGAAAGTGTCCCACGTGTATCTagggctgtcgtctgctgacatGGTTCTGATGGTTGCAGTGCCAGGCTGGCTGAAAGCTGTGCAGGCCTTGCAGTGTATCGGCTGTATCGCGATGCTGGGCGCCCTGGCGTATCACGTGGTCATCGACTGCTGTATGACTGCACCTCCTGAGAAACGCGTGGGTGAGGCCATTGCAATCTTGGGAGGTACTCAGATCTTTACAGCACGCGCGTGTGTCAgtttgtttgcgtgtgtgtgtgtatgcttcaATCTGCaagtttgtgtttcttgtttcaCAGACAGATACGTCTGGATTTATTTCTTATTCCTGAATTCACTTTTacttgtagtttttgtttgtttatttatttatttatttattttttattttatttttttttttgtcagacgTCACCATTTGTTGACATACAGTTATTTTCTTGTGTCGCAGCCAGCATTGCTTTCATCGGTGCGATGTTGTACGTGGACCGCACGCGACCATACGTCAGCCAGTTCTACTCCTGGGCTTTCGCCCTCGATGTCGCTGGTTGTCTGCTGGTCATCCTCGGCGCCATCTTAATCCTGAAGAACAACGCTCTGATTCCAGACCCGACCTTACCCCCAAATGCCATCACTCTTTCCCAGCTGTACGATCATGGTCAGCCCATCAGGTGCGAGGAGGAGCGAGTCCAACACACCAGTCTCCTCCAGTCCCCCCTTGCTCGTCATCACCCACTCCCTTCATCGCCCTCGCATCCGGGGGGACCTGGAGGTCATCCTGCAGGATGTGTGGCATTAAAAGTCGAGAAAGTCTCAATTCCAAGGAAGACAACTCCAGGACTTACCTCCCCATCCCACGTGCACAGATCACCTCCCTCCTCGTGATGTATGATCAAGAAGATGTGGGTGCACTCACACTCAAGTGAGATACAGAAGAGTTACTTGCACGCGAAAGAGTGAACTACTCTCTCCTCGTTTTTCTTTGAGAAAGGAAAAGACTTCTTGAGAGATCGGGGCAAGTATCGACCAGCGGGGAGCATAAATCACTGGGATCAGAGATAACGATGTGGGGgaggaacaaaaataacatgaatGTCACGAAATGGTATCCGTGACTTCATCTGGAGCGAGTGAAAAGTGATCATTAAAAGCAtgctttaaatttatttataaaagtgcgtttataaagtatttattcttgttttatctCTTGCTACAGTAAAATGTGATGTTCATGCTATCGGAAAGCGACAGACAAGGAAAACGACTGGAGAAGAAATTTAACCTCCTGAGTGCtgaaaacagtttaaagatTGTGTGTTATGCCTTGTAGTAATAAATGTAGATGTCTAACACACCTTACACTGATATAAATGTCTGATGTGTATTTCATTATATGCAGATAGTATGTAGCAAattaatctctctctttctctttctctctctctttctttctctctctctctttctcgctctatctctttctcgctcgcgctctcgcgctctctctcttctctctcttctctctctcttctctcttctctcttctctctctctctctctctgtgtcaaaTAACAGACAATGGTGTTGACGAGATGCCGGTGCTCACAGCGGTCTGTCCTACAGCAGggttgtcgtcgttgtcattCAATTGTTTGTCTCCCTTATGCTGACATTGCTCGTAGCACCTTAGTCCCGCGGCTAAACTCTTATTTgcttattaattttaataaaaaattgtttcatccCAACTCAGTCTCTCACGTATACATACTTTCAAATCATCAAACAGATCAAGGATACcttcacaaaaacaaactgcCATGCTTAAATAATTCTTACCATTTTAAAATCTGTGACAAAATGTGACAtgtatttctaaacattttgaCAACCCAGATTTGTATGAATGGACGACACTCCAGGTAGCAGAGACAACTGTACAATAATAGTTTAATTAAGCAACCCCTGTATAGCGCCCCATGAACAAAACCATCTTGTAAGTATTGTCTCGGATGATGTACAGGAAAGGGTGGTCTGCCCGGAAGCGGATTGGGAAAGACCTCGAAGAAATCTTAACTGCAGTCGCTGCAGATGCTTCTGTCCCCTCCTCGTTGACCTCCACCACAGCCTGGAAACAAAGATGACAAGTGATGAGTGAAGAGAGGTCTGAGGATGAGAAGGGTGGTGGGCTTGTTCAGGCCGCAAAACAAATTTACAGGAGGAATAtgtatcaacacacacacaaaaattatcGAAGAAAACTAACCTCGTGAATGACGTCGGAGATGTACAAGTCTTTCTCTGAGCTGATGCCACGGAAGTTGGCTTCTTTGCAGGTGAAGGAGGTGCGCATGCCCAACTTCCGTAAAGGTTCAATCAAACTGAAGCGGCTCTTCGACTTAAatctgcacaaacacaaacaaacaaaacacacacaaacacaaacacacacacaaacacacacacccacacgcgcacacacacagagtctatGATGAGTCGGAAAACCGCAAAtcggaaaaaagaaagacgggAAAGACTTGAAAGAGGATAATGAAATTATTAAGGAAAGAGATGGATGTATGCTGATGGCTGTGCTAGACTAAACTTGTGATAGGACCTCTACTTAATTAAGTACAGTGACCATATTTTTGCCCATGGTTAGGCGTTTCAGTCATAAGtctcatttccttatttcttcatcttcttcttatCCACTCTCTGAAGACAAAACGgggtaaaaaaaagcaagtagTCATAGAGCAAAGATTTACTCGATGTAACTAAGAATCAGGTCATCGACCGACAGCCGATCGGCGCCAGGCGGAGCAAAACTCACCTGGGCAAAAACAATTCCAGTTTGGCATTGACCATGGAGCTGAGTTCAGAGGTGAATTCCTCCATCTTCAGAGACTGCTCCACTTGACTGAGAGTTCCAGGGCTGACCGGCAACACAATGAAGATGGAATATCGCTGGTCTTTGTAAGGCAGCTCCACAATGTCAGCTTTCAGATTCTTGGATCTTTTGCACCTGTACATGATGGTGTAACCGGCATGGAACAttaacaatttttgttatttacaatctcattttatgaaaacacttaaacacattttaaacatagCCGCTCAAGATACACATTGACGCATAGATAAACATGTATATGCATCTACAGTTCTACACCTATAGTCTATAGACATTAAACAGACAAAAGGCCATACTTGAAATTGTCCTCCTTCTTCATCATGGGAACAGTAACGGTCGTGCCATCGTCCAGGTAAAATGGCTTCTTTGCTGTGTCCGCGAGGTTGAAGGTGTTCAGCCAAGAACCTGCCACAAGAGGACAAGATTATAAACAAGGACTCACAAGA encodes the following:
- the LOC112555268 gene encoding uncharacterized protein LOC112555268 isoform X3; translation: MAIWSVRRTGYKVGVAVLSFGALVYVTGFLSPLWVDTSHGDTTFSQGLWLECAFAQVASQCSSLGLSAKYASIAFIGAMLYVDRTRPYVSQFYSWAFALDVAGCLLVILGAILILKNNALIPDPTLPPNAITLSQLYDHGQPIRCEEERVQHTSLLQSPLARHHPLPSSPSHPGGPGGHPAGCVALKVEKVSIPRKTTPGLTSPSHVHRSPPSS
- the LOC112555268 gene encoding uncharacterized protein LOC112555268 isoform X1 produces the protein MAIWSVRRTGYKVGVAVLSFGALVYVTGFLSPLWVDTSHGDTTFSQGLWLECAFAQVASQCSSLGLSAKYVPGWLKAVQALQCIGCIAMLGALAYHVVIDCCMTAPPEKRVGEAIAILGASIAFIGAMLYVDRTRPYVSQFYSWAFALDVAGCLLVILGAILILKNNALIPDPTLPPNAITLSQLYDHGQPIRCEEERVQHTSLLQSPLARHHPLPSSPSHPGGPGGHPAGCVALKVEKVSIPRKTTPGLTSPSHVHRSPPSS
- the LOC112555268 gene encoding uncharacterized protein LOC112555268 isoform X2, which gives rise to MAIWSVRRTGYKVGVAVLSFGALVYVTGFLSPLWVDTSHGDTTFSQGLWLECAFAQVASQCSSLGLSAKYVPGWLKAVQALQCIGCIAMLGALAYHVVIDCCMTAPPEKRVASIAFIGAMLYVDRTRPYVSQFYSWAFALDVAGCLLVILGAILILKNNALIPDPTLPPNAITLSQLYDHGQPIRCEEERVQHTSLLQSPLARHHPLPSSPSHPGGPGGHPAGCVALKVEKVSIPRKTTPGLTSPSHVHRSPPSS